Genomic window (Streptomyces sp. NBC_01431):
CATCAACGTCTTCCACATGCTCGAACCTCTCACCTCACTGGCCAGCCCCAGGATCGTCGCCAAGGTCCTCCTCGCCTCAGGCACGGGCATGGCCGACATGAGTGAGGCCGGCTGCCCAACAAGCCGTCAGATGGCCACGAAACCGTAAGCAACTTCCGTCCGCTCCCGTTTTCGGAGCGGCGAAGGCGGTGCGCTGCCGTTGGTCGGCAGCCTCCACGTCCCACAGCAGGACGACGCCATCACCGCGTCGCCCGGACGTCGTTCGTGGCCGAGGAAGAATCTTCGAGGCCCGCCCGATCAGGCAGGGTCGCCCATCGGCCTTGGCTCTCCCGAGTGACGGACTGTCACCCGGCACTGGTGGTCCCCTATGGCGCGCACGTCTTGTCGCCCCTGTGCCGTCGCGCAGCTTCCCGGCGTCAATCAGCCGCTTCCTATTTGCGGTGAATGCGGCCCCAGTGGCAATCCATACTGGACCGAACCACTCAACACTGCATTCTTCTTGAATGGCCGAGAACTTTCGACGGCCGCTGGGGAGAAATGAGATGTTTGCCACGCCGGTGACCCTGGGGAGCACATTCGGGCGGATCGGTACTGGCCTGGCAGCCTTTTGGGACTACGGGACGGTTCCCGTCCGAACGTTCCTGATTCCGCTTCGATCCTTGGTTCTTTGGGTCTATTTCCGCAATCGCTATCTTCGGGAGAATCGTGACTGACGTTCTTGGGGCGTACGGGATCCGTTCAGAGTCCCCCCGTCCGGAACCCAGCACCACCTTGTGGCGGCTGCTGTGCGAGCGTGCGCAACAGCTGTCGGGCGCGGCAGCGGTGACGGATGCGTCGGGAAGCCTGACGTACGCCCAGCTCCTGGACGAAGCTCGGGCGTGGGCCCGGTCCTTGCGTGCGGGTGGGGTTGGTCCGGGTGTCGCCGTGGCATGCATGGTGCCGCGAGGTGTGCGGGCGGTGGTGGCGCAGCTGGCAGTCTTTGCGGCGGGGGCGGTGTATGTGCCGGTGTCTGCCGATGACCCGCCGCACCGGGTGCGTGAGCTGCTGGCCGGGGTGGATGCGCGGCATGTCCTCACCCTGTCCGGACAGAGCCCGCCCGTCGGCGTCGACCGGTTCGACATGGACGAGCCGGTGCCGCATCACCAGGGCGTCGACCCAGTGGATGTGCAGGAGCTGCCGGGCCCTTCGCCGGAGATGCTCGCCTACATCATCCATACCTCCGGCACGTCGGGTCGGCCGAAGCCGGTCGCGGTGACGCACGGGGCGATCGCGCACACCATGCAAGCCTATGCGCGCCGCTTTGCCGCACCGGTGCGGTGCATGGCGGTGGTGTCGCCGATGACGACGGATGCGTCGCTGCCGGGGATCTGGTTGCCGCTGCTGGCCGGCGGAACCGTGTGGCTGGGATCGGCGGAACCGCAGCAGGCCCTGACCGACCTTGCCCACCAGTTGTCCGCGGGAGCGGTCAGTCATGTTCTGCTCACGCCTTCGCTGTACGGAGCGGTCCTGCCCCGTCTGGAGGGGCCCTCGGCACACCTGCGGCAGGTCATGGTGGGGGGAGAGCCCTGCCCGAGCGAACTGGCCGCCGACCATCACCGCAGGATGCCGGGCGTAGAGCTGGTCAATGCCTACGGGCCGACGGAAGCCGCTGTGTGGTGTGCGGCGGGAGTACTGCGGCCCGGGGAACCCGTCACGGTCGGCACCCCACTGCCGGGTACGCCCGTCCTGGTGATCGGGGGGAACGGCCAGCCCGTGCCTCCGGGCGAGACCGGTGAGGTGTGCATCGCGGGTGCCGGCCTGGCACAGGGGTATGCGGGGGATGCCGAACTGACCGCTTCCCGTTTCGTGGCCCACCCCGGCGACGGGGCACAGCGGATGTACCGCACGGGTGACCTGGGCCGGTTCAACGGAAGCGGCAGGCTGGAGTTGTTGGGCCGGCGCGACGCCCAGGTCAAGGTGCGGGGCTTCCGGGTGGAGCCCGAAGGCATCGCCCGGGTACTTGGGGAGGTGCCGGGGGTGCGGGACGTGGCAGTCGGCGTCCACCAGGACCGCCTGGTCGCCCACGTGGTCCCGCAGTGGGACGAGCAGAGCGCGGCCCGGCAACTGCACGAGAGTTGGGAGGAGCTGTTCAGCGGCCTCGACTTCCGTGACGAACGAGCGGGGTGGACCAGCAGCTACAGCGGCAAGCAGCTCCCGGACGCGGAGATGAACGAATGGATCGATGCCACGGTGCGGCTGGCCACCGAGAACGGCCCCCCGGGCAGCCTGTTGGATCTGGGCTGTGGTTCAGGCATGATCCTGGCCCGGCTGGCCGGGGCGGCGGTACGTGTCGTGGGCGTGGATGTCTCCGCCGAGTCCCTCACCGCCCTGCGTACCCGGCTGGACGGCATGGGACTGTCCGGCATCGAGCTGCGTCAGGGGGATGTGACCAGCGCGCAGGACGTCACGGGAATGGATCTGGTGCTGTGCAACTCGGTCGTGCCCTACCTGCGCGGGGACACCCATCTGTCCCGCGCCGTGACGGCCGCGCTGGGGGCGGCTGCGCCCGGCGGTCGCGCGGTGTTCGGGGACGTGAAAGACCGTTCGGTGCAGGACGCCTTCCACGCGTCCGTTGTCCTGGATGGGGCCGACGACGGCGTGGAAGTAGAGGTGTTGCGCACCCGGTGGCGGCGGCGGGTCGCGCTTGATCCGTATCTGCTGGTGGACCCACGCTGGTTCACCCGCTACGCCGCCTGGCACGCCGAGATCCGGCCGCGCACCGGTCTGGCCCGCAACGAGATGAACGACTTCCGCTTCGACGCCGTCCTCACCCCCCAACCGCCGCAGCATGTGGTCGAGGTGGACCAATGGCATCGCTGGCCCGGGAGCCTGGGCGGGCTGCGTGAGCTGCTGTCGGCAGAGTCGGGCCCGGTGGGCATCCTGCGGGTGCCCAGTCGTCGTACGGCCGGGGCGTGCGCGGTGCGGGACGTCCTCGCGTCGGGCCGCAGCGGGTTCACCGCCGGCGAGCTGCGTGCTCTGGCCGCCCGTGCCGAAGCCGACGCCGTGCACCCCACGGCCTTGGAGGAACTGGCGGCGGAGCTGGGACGGCCGGCGCGGCTCTCGCGCGCGGCGGGATATCGCGACGGTGCCCTTGATGTCGTGTTCCTTCCCGCCGCCCGCACCGGTGCGGAAGCCCGGCAGGTAGTCGCGGTGCGGTGGCCGCAACCTGTGTGCGACGACGAGTTCATCTCGGCGCCCCTGCACCGGCACGTCCTGGCCCGGGCATCCGAGGACCTGCTTCCGGCGTTGCGCCGTCAGGCCGATGCCCGCCTGCCCGGGCACGAGCGGCCCAGCCGGTACGTGCTGCTGACCGAACTGCCCCTGGGCAGCAACGGCAAGCTCGACCGGGCGGCCCTGCCCGTACCGTCGAGCGAACGGCCTGCGATGTCCACGACCTACCGGGCGCCCGAGTCGCCGGTCGAAGAGACACTCACCGCAATCCTGGCGAACGTTCTGGAGCTCGACCGGGTGGGCATGGACGACGACTTCGTGGAGCTGGGCGGCGACTCGCTGCGGGCTGTCCGAGCCGCCACACACATCGGTGACGCCCTGGGGCAGTGCGTCCCGTCCCGTACGGTGCTGGAACACCCCACCGCGGCCCGGCTGGCCGCCCACCTGGCAGGCCCGGCCACCACCACGTCCCTGCCCGCGCAGCGGACCGCGTCCACGCCCGACACCCTGCGGGAAATCGGTCCGGACGGGGTGCGGCTCGCTGCCGGGCCCACGCACCAGTTCCTGCGCGTCAACGACGACCGGGCCGGCGGGATCCTTCCCAGCCACGGGCCGCGCTTCTCACTGGAATGCCACTACCGCATCCGCGGCCCTCTCGATGTCCGTGCTCTGTCGGTGGCCGTGGACCGTCTCGTGGCCCACCAGCCCGCGCTGCGCACCGCGGTGCAGCTGACCGGCGAACCGGGTGGACTGCACCAGACCGTCCACGCCGCTTCCGAGGCGGTCCTGCGCCATCATGCCTTGGAGGCAGCCGACTCCCGCAGCCCTGCGGAGTTCCTGGCGGCCCTGGACGCCGCCGATCCCCTCGACGCCGCTGCCGGGCACGTCTTCACCGCGACCCTGCTCACCGCCGGCCCGCACGATCACCTGCTGGGCCTGCGCCTGCACCACCTCACCTCCGACGGCTGGTCCCTCAACCTCGTGGAACAGCAGCTGTCCACCCTCTACGCGGACGCCACCGCGGGCCGCACCACCACGCTGCCGACGACCAACTACCAAGCGCTCAACGCGCCGGAGGAACCACGCGCCGACGACATCGCCTTCTGGACGCAACGCCTCTCAGGAGCCCGGCCCGGTCTCCTGATCCCGCCCACTCAACTGGGCAGCCACACCGATGTCCACGACGCCCTGCTGCGGACCCGCCGCATTCCCGCCGCCACCGCCACCGCCTTCCACGCGCTGGCCCGCACTGAGCGCCTGACCCCGGCCAGCGCCCTGTACGCGCTCTTCGCCGCCATCGTGGCGGCCGACACCGGGCAGGACGAGACGCTCCTCCTCGCCGTCAGCGCCGCCCACCCGGCGGACACCGCCCACACCGCCGGCCTGTACGCCCAGGCCGTCCCCGTACGCCACCACGTGCCCCAAGATCCCGCGCTGACCGTGCGACAGGCTCTGCACGCCGCGGATACGGACCTGCACCAAGCCCTCCGTCACGACAGCGCCTCCCTGCTCACCCTGGCAGGCGTCCACCCACCGATCGGAGAACTCTTCGCCGCCTCGCAGTTCGTCTTCTACGACTACCTACCCCCCGTCGAGGGGCTGCGTCTGAGCGGCTGCGCCGTCGAGCGCACGGACCAGCTCGACCCCGCCTTCACCGGACAGCTCTTCCAACTGCCCTGCGACCTGGGCTTGCTGGCCCGCGAAAGCAGAGACGCACTGGACCTGGCCGTCATCTTCGACCCCGCGTACGCCCCGCCGCACTACGCCGAGAACCTGCTGCGCCGCCTCGCGGACGCGCTCACCGCCCTGGCCGACTCCGCCGACCGCCCCTGGAAGGGCCTGGTCACCGCCGATTCCTGGCTCGCCGGCCTGCGCTGACCCACCGCCACGGGCCCGCTGACCGAAGCAGTCCCAGCAGTCAGCGGGCCCGGCGCCACCAGCGGCACGAGCCCCGGCCCACTCCGCTCCCAAGCCAGCCATCCCCTCACACCCTGGCTTCCAGGGCAAAGCGGCCTGCCCGGATGCCGAGGCTCGGCCTGAACGCGCCCCATCACGCTGCTCCAATGCGCGGGCACCCTCCAACGGCCGCCCGCGCTCACACCGGCGAGCCCTGTCCGGGCATCGCCTCCATCCCGCTGCCTATCGCATAAGGACACGCCATGCTCAACGCCCACGACGAACGCCGCGAGGCCAAGGTCGCCGGCTGGATCGGGATCGCCATGGTGGCGTTCTTCCTGGTCCCGCTCCCCTTCGTCCGCAACCCCCTGACCCGCCCCTTCCCCTACTGGAGCGACTCCTCCGACAGCATCAGCACCTGGTTCGCCCAGAACCCGTCGATCTCCGGCTACACCATCGACATCGCCTTCGGCCTGCTCTTCATCTGGTTCGCCGCCGGCCTCAAGCGCTGGCTCACCGGACCGGGCCGCGCCCCCCTGTACGCCGAACTCCTCATCCCCAGCGCCCTGTCCGTCGGCCTGTGCTGGATGATGTCCAACGCCGCATTCCTCCTCGGCCCCATCGCCGCTCAGCGCCCGGCCGCCATCAACAGCGCCTACCTGCACCTCAGTTACGACCTGTGCGTCACCTTCGGCTACGCCGGGTCGCTGCCCCTGGCCCTGTTCTCCTACGCCGCCGGCAGCCTGATCCTCAAGAACACCACGCTGCCCCGCTGGACCGGCTGGACCTC
Coding sequences:
- a CDS encoding non-ribosomal peptide synthetase; this translates as MTDVLGAYGIRSESPRPEPSTTLWRLLCERAQQLSGAAAVTDASGSLTYAQLLDEARAWARSLRAGGVGPGVAVACMVPRGVRAVVAQLAVFAAGAVYVPVSADDPPHRVRELLAGVDARHVLTLSGQSPPVGVDRFDMDEPVPHHQGVDPVDVQELPGPSPEMLAYIIHTSGTSGRPKPVAVTHGAIAHTMQAYARRFAAPVRCMAVVSPMTTDASLPGIWLPLLAGGTVWLGSAEPQQALTDLAHQLSAGAVSHVLLTPSLYGAVLPRLEGPSAHLRQVMVGGEPCPSELAADHHRRMPGVELVNAYGPTEAAVWCAAGVLRPGEPVTVGTPLPGTPVLVIGGNGQPVPPGETGEVCIAGAGLAQGYAGDAELTASRFVAHPGDGAQRMYRTGDLGRFNGSGRLELLGRRDAQVKVRGFRVEPEGIARVLGEVPGVRDVAVGVHQDRLVAHVVPQWDEQSAARQLHESWEELFSGLDFRDERAGWTSSYSGKQLPDAEMNEWIDATVRLATENGPPGSLLDLGCGSGMILARLAGAAVRVVGVDVSAESLTALRTRLDGMGLSGIELRQGDVTSAQDVTGMDLVLCNSVVPYLRGDTHLSRAVTAALGAAAPGGRAVFGDVKDRSVQDAFHASVVLDGADDGVEVEVLRTRWRRRVALDPYLLVDPRWFTRYAAWHAEIRPRTGLARNEMNDFRFDAVLTPQPPQHVVEVDQWHRWPGSLGGLRELLSAESGPVGILRVPSRRTAGACAVRDVLASGRSGFTAGELRALAARAEADAVHPTALEELAAELGRPARLSRAAGYRDGALDVVFLPAARTGAEARQVVAVRWPQPVCDDEFISAPLHRHVLARASEDLLPALRRQADARLPGHERPSRYVLLTELPLGSNGKLDRAALPVPSSERPAMSTTYRAPESPVEETLTAILANVLELDRVGMDDDFVELGGDSLRAVRAATHIGDALGQCVPSRTVLEHPTAARLAAHLAGPATTTSLPAQRTASTPDTLREIGPDGVRLAAGPTHQFLRVNDDRAGGILPSHGPRFSLECHYRIRGPLDVRALSVAVDRLVAHQPALRTAVQLTGEPGGLHQTVHAASEAVLRHHALEAADSRSPAEFLAALDAADPLDAAAGHVFTATLLTAGPHDHLLGLRLHHLTSDGWSLNLVEQQLSTLYADATAGRTTTLPTTNYQALNAPEEPRADDIAFWTQRLSGARPGLLIPPTQLGSHTDVHDALLRTRRIPAATATAFHALARTERLTPASALYALFAAIVAADTGQDETLLLAVSAAHPADTAHTAGLYAQAVPVRHHVPQDPALTVRQALHAADTDLHQALRHDSASLLTLAGVHPPIGELFAASQFVFYDYLPPVEGLRLSGCAVERTDQLDPAFTGQLFQLPCDLGLLARESRDALDLAVIFDPAYAPPHYAENLLRRLADALTALADSADRPWKGLVTADSWLAGLR